One region of Cryptosporidium parvum Iowa II chromosome 4, whole genome shotgun sequence genomic DNA includes:
- a CDS encoding ubiquitin fusion degradation protein (UFD1); double Psi beta barrel fold — MFGFSRFTSGNFFSGGFENDNIHDDFEQINRGGSNFRSSSSNLFINEYSCYPVSFAGRDELEGGNKILLPPSALNQLARRNITWPMLFQISNPAKNKFTHSGVLEFVAEEGTCYMPYWMMQNLELQEGDITSIMNTSLSKGTYVKFMPLSMDFLDISNPKAVLETTLRNFATLTVGDIITIHYNNNSYRINVLETKPNNAISIIETDIQVDFAPPPDYVEDYNKSESRTMTDTNLTASVTSEYSMSNTDSIFSGHCERLDGKPIKLNSSSSLYSNKSGQTNNSNPEPWKTDRIPGGVRTYNEKYQELIKSGRIPGIVGVVKK; from the coding sequence ATGTTTGGTTTTAGTAGATTTACATCTGGTAATTTTTTCTCAGGAGGATTTGAAAATGACAATATACATGATGATTTTGAACAAATTAACAGGGGTGGATCTAACTTTAGAAGCTCAAGTTCTAATCTATTTATCAATGAATACTCTTGTTATCCAGTAAGTTTTGCAGGAAGAGATGAGCTTGAAGGTGGAAACAAAATACTACTACCTCCATCAGCTTTAAATCAATTGGCTAGAAGAAACATTACTTGGCCAATGTTGTTCCAAATTAGCAACCCTGCaaagaataaatttacGCATTCTGGTGTTTTGGAATTTGTTGCTGAAGAAGGCACATGCTATATGCCTTATTGGATGATGCAGAATCTTGAATTACAAGAAGGAGACATTACTTCAATCATGAATACATCATTAAGCAAAGGTACTTATGTTAAGTTTATGCCCTTATCAATGGATTTCTTGGATATATCTAATCCTAAGGCAGTTTTGGAAACAACTTTGAGAAACTTTGCAACTTTAACAGTTGGTGATATTATAACTATTCATTACAATAACAATTCATATAGGATAAATGTTCTTGAAACTAAGCCAAATAATGCAATTTCAATCATAGAAACTGATATTCAAGTCGATTTTGCGCCACCGCCTGATTATGTTGAAGATTATAACAAGAGTGAAAGTAGAACAATGACTGATACTAATTTGACAGCATCTGTTACTTCAGAATATTCAATGAGTAATACTGactcaatattttctggCCACTGCGAAAGATTGGATGGCAAACCCATAAAACTTAACAGCAGTAGTAGTCTATATAGCAATAAAAGTGgtcaaacaaataattcGAATCCTGAACCATGGAAAACTGACAGAATACCTGGAGGTGTTAGGACATATAACGAGAAATATCAGGAACTAATTAAGAGCGGAAGAATTCCAGGAATTGTTGGTGTTGTTAAGAAATGA
- a CDS encoding Ms15p; KH + 2 Znknuckle (C2HC): MEADITPIGNSTGGNNIYFKGNNPGQISIAEISNDNISKRESRWSKVSDGSTSRWKSVYEKEYIPPAYSDFPPGMSNYEIDQFLREQRLDELIYKLQMGEIEYGSPDIREPSPPPIYDKNGSRINTREVRVRKNMEEELSNLIEYMSKNVEGYVVPKDYKPLKKTKKLIIPLDKYPDYNFMGLIIGPRGYNHRRLEAESGTQISIRGKGTTKEGKKCDHQTEEELAMPMHIHITAESQYKLDKAVSMIQPLLDPFHPLHEEYKRDGLQQLAIINGTLNTNLNNSSSLINTFSSGNTAITLTKGCLHCGSTQHPTYACPDVNSLNSFKRPDIKCSICGDKGHITKDCKQYVPNNNVEEEFKKMMIELGHEVNYNTEATNNVIEHSSSEYNPNGDYYESLYSNNDGQSYYQNGYDQQNYEYQTEMNNDSTNFAYQTYQSSIYNNIMLNNGSIHNQLNSSNNNDDDDDNMDESD; encoded by the coding sequence ATGGAAGCGGATATTACGCCCATTGGGAATAGTACTGGTGGTAATAATATCTATTTCAAAGGTAATAACCCAGGCCAGATATCAATTGCTGAGATTAGTAATGATAATATATCTAAAAGAGAAAGTAGATGGTCAAAAGTGAGTGATGGATCTACAAGTAGATGGAAAAGTGTATATGAAAAAGAGTATATCCCTCCAGCTTACTCAGACTTTCCTCCAGGAATGAGTAACTATGAAATTGATCAGTTTTTAAGAGAGCAAAGATTGGACGAATTAATTTACAAACTGCAAATGGGAGAAATAGAGTATGGTAGTCCAGATATTAGAGAGCCTAGTCCGCCTCCAATTTACGATAAGAATGGCTCAAGAATAAATACAAGGGAAGTAAGAGTAAGAAAGAATATGGAGGaagaattatcaaatttaatagaaTATATGTCAAAAAATGTGGAAGGCTATGTTGTACCAAAAGATTATAAACCATTAAAAAAGACCAAAAAGTTGATAATACCTTTAGATAAGTATCCTGACTATAATTTTATGGGCTTAATTATAGGCCCAAGAGGATATAATCATAGAAGACTAGAAGCAGAAAGTGGCACTCAGATTTCAATACGTGGAAAAGGAACTACtaaagaaggaaaaaaatGTGATCATCAAACTGAAGAAGAATTGGCGATGCCAATGCACATTCATATTACTGCAGAGTCTCAATACAAACTGGATAAAGCTGTAAGTATGATTCAGCCGCTTTTGGATCCTTTTCACCCTTTACATGAAGAATATAAGAGGGATGGATTGCAACAACTTGCTATTATCAATGGTACATTGAAtacaaatttgaataactCTAGTAGCCttattaatacattttcAAGTGGAAATACTGCTATAACTTTGACAAAAGGGTGCTTACATTGCGGCTCTACGCAACATCCTACTTACGCCTGTCCAGACGTTAATTCACTCAATTCATTTAAAAGACCTGATATTAAGTGTAGCATTTGTGGTGACAAAGGTCATATTACAAAAGATTGCAAACAATATGTTCCTAACAATAATGTCgaagaagaatttaagaaaatgatgattGAACTTGGCCATGAAGTAAATTATAATACAGAAGCAACTAATAATGTCATTGAACATTCTAGCAGTGAGTACAATCCAAATGGTGATTATTATGAAAGTCTTTATTCTAATAATGATGGCCAGAGTTACTACCAAAATGGCTACGATCAACAAAACTACGAATACCAAACTGAAATGAATAATGATAGTACTAATTTTGCTTATCAAACTTACCAAAGCagtatttataataatataatgtTGAATAATGGTAGTATTCACAATCAATTGAATAGTAGTAACAACAATGATGATGACGATGATAATATGGACGAATCagattaa
- a CDS encoding 60S ribosomal protein L28 (transcripts identified by EST), which produces MFSTELLWQCVKKNTSFIKKNNGFTFTSEPFNIMNLNTLKYSGLAARRSISMDLVPNSNGKLVKNAKITKKNTGSSTIRCPKKLISKVNLSNNFKQAKKTIKNQISSRPDLKNVAIIRYRKIQKAKC; this is translated from the coding sequence ATGTTTTCAACTGAACTTTTATGGCAATGTGTTAAGAAAAACACTTCTTTCATTAAGAAGAACAATGGCTTCACTTTTACCTCTGAACCATTCAACATAATGAACTTGAACACCTTAAAGTACTCAGGTCTTGCTGCAAGAAGATCAATTAGCATGGATTTAGTTCCAAATTCCAATGGAAAGCTTGTTAAGAATGCCAAGATAACCAAGAAGAACACTGGATCAAGTACTATTAGATGCCCAAAGAAACTCATTTCTAAGGTAAATCTCtccaataattttaaacAAGCAAAGAAGACAATCAAAAATCAAATCTCATCCCGTCCAGATTTGAAGAATGTTGCTATCATTAGATATAGAAAGATCCAAAAGGCTAAGTGTtaa
- a CDS encoding 26S proteasome regulatory subunit S4 like AAA ATpase — protein sequence MGNSHGVLGEGGMKNNRKSKNNGKDEKKKLESAPPPMEMKRKRKQKGPPQYARLPAVVPNAKCRLRLLKYERIKDYLMMEQEFITSMESVKPSAETAEEEHNKVDDLRGSPMNIGTLEEIIDENHAIVSSSVGSEYYVNILSFVDKNQLEPGSSVLLHNKVYSVVGIMNDEVDPLVSVMKVDKAPLESYADIGGLEQQIQEIKEAVEIPLTHPELYDDIGIKPPKGVILYGPPGTGKTLLAKAVANETSATFLRVVGSELIQKYLGDGPKLVRELFRVAEENAPSIVFIDEIDAVGTKRHDSQSGGERDIQRTMLELLNQLDGFEARGDVKVIMATNKIESLDPALIRPGRIDRKIELPNPDCKTKRRIFQIHTSKMTLSDDVDLEEFIMAKDDISGADIKAICTEAGLLALRERRMRVTQEDLRKAKEKALYRKKGGIPEGLYL from the coding sequence ATGGGAAATTCACATGGTGTACTTGGGGAGGGGGGgatgaaaaataataggAAGTCAAAGAACAATGGTAAAGAtgagaaaaagaaattagaaTCCGCCCCACCTCCAATGGAAATgaaaaggaaaagaaaGCAAAAAGGCCCACCACAATATGCTAGATTGCCGGCAGTAGTTCCAAATGCCAAATGTAGACTAAGATTATTAAAGTATGAGAGAATTAAAGACTATTTAATGATGGAACaagaatttattacaaGTATGGAAAGTGTAAAGCCATCAGCAGAGACAGCAGAAGAAGAACACAATAAAGTGGATGATTTAAGAGGGTCACCAATGAATATTGGAACTTTAGAGGAAATTATAGATGAGAATCATGCAATAGTTTCATCATCAGTAGGGTCTGAGTATtatgtaaatattttatcGTTTGTAGACAAGAACCAACTTGAACCTGGAAGTTCAGTATTATTACATAATAAAGTATATTCTGTTGTTGGAATAATGAATGATGAGGTGGATCCTTTAGTTTCTGTAATGAAAGTTGATAAAGCTCCTTTGGAAAGCTATGCAGATATTGGTGGTTTAGAACAGCAGATCCAAGAAATAAAGGAGGCTGTAGAAATTCCTTTAACACATCCTGAATTATATGATGACATTGGTATTAAACCTCCAAAAGGAGTAATTTTGTATGGTCCTCCAGGAACTGGTAAAACTCTTTTAGCTAAAGCTGTTGCAAATGAAACTTCAGCAACCTTTTTAAGGGTAGTTGGAAGTGAACTAATTCAAAAGTATTTAGGAGATGGACCAAAACTTGTACGTGAGTTATTCAGAGTTGCTGAGGAAAATGCTCCAAGTATTGTTtttattgatgaaattgatgCTGTTGGTACTAAGAGACATGACTCTCAAAGTGGAGGTGAGAGAGATATTCAAAGAACTATGCTTGAATTACTTAATCAATTGGATGGATTTGAGGCAAGAGGGGATGTTAAAGTTATTATGGCAactaataaaattgaaagtCTAGATCCAGCTCTTATTAGACCTGGAAGAATTGATAGAAAGATTGAACTTCCCAATCCAGACTGTAAAACTAAAAGAAGaatctttcaaattcacACAAGCAAAATGACTCTATCTGATGATGTTGACTTGGAGGAATTTATTATGGCAAAAGATGATATTAGTGGGGCAGATATTAAAGCAATTTGTACCGAAGCTGGTCTTCTGGCTCTTAGAGAAAGAAGGATGAGAGTTACACAAGAAGATCTCAGGAAAGCTAAAGAAAAGGCTTTATATAGAAAGAAGGGTGGAATACCTGAAGGCTTATATCTCTAG
- a CDS encoding hypothetical protein (3 transmembrane domain) codes for MTNLNNKKLNNNDINSELKIYSQRNVQKCAESFLRVEENNNNSIELINTYRFLNNHIPQDFPKSRIFNFDNKKISETSNYHIRRKSSNSAVKNKQHNNESITEIINHKLQDHFESINHFEKIKFLVSSNYAFENIRKLNILPPIRIYELWKGTPMDIRQILFNAISIILTNRIKIWSNIDVKQKDYFIIWGCNYLSQISTYLSIPEIITEQMIKIYYLNIDDPNIENFPDIRPLKNTLIEYCKNELQPKLDILFNEYSCNNNSINNNVRSKSIMKQNRDLNAETFLLIRNNSAFEVSYNNYEQNTHTHPRASSLNNRISSKILNLPLNSPNAFDNNLKIFNNSNTHSSNNCNVNAKSNCQRRKTWHSGINNLEYIFDEQSPSSFLIIILSLLRLHAIDGILNSRTLSILQEIYLLLNYNNEYFKSSLLIFDSLQMLTFNDIKKSGLKCDTKNLEKGWNKSMRYLKVAGATILGGVVLATATTIAAPGILAGLGTLGLAFPGILGTAMTAGTSAATMSAVAGVGGAGLSGWKMSRRESPLQIFNFHQVGKNPDKSGLLPILIGISGWLRNNDDIFMPWKIAFNGVEWMESYTVEFEPEVLSKLGNSIAITMSQDLAIFAGKAILLQTVVGTLTAALSWPITIMQYAATLDNTWAVSRQKTEQAAIILADVLCSIETTGDRPIKLVGYSMGARLIYLTLQIMYDRKQFNKIQDVVLLGLPSSLNTKKWIKARSVVSNRMINVFSRSDWVLAFFYRYMQWGFHVAGISPINVSGVENYDVTGMITSHDQYPDKIREILYYVNFF; via the coding sequence atgACCAATTTAAACAATAAAAAACTGAATAACAATGATATAAATTCggaattgaaaatatactCCCAAAGAAATGTACAAAAATGTGCAGAATCATTTTTGAGagttgaagaaaataataacaatagtattgaattaattaatacatACAGATTTTTGAATAACCATATTCCACAAGATTTCCcaaaatcaagaatatttaattttgataataaaaaaatttcgGAAACAAGTAATTACCatattagaagaaaatcAAGTAATTCTGCAGTAAAGAATAAACAGCataataatgaatcaataactgaaattattaacCATAAACTTCAAGACCATTTTGAAAGtattaatcattttgaaAAGATAAAATTCTTGGTTTCAAGTAATTATGCTTTTGAAAATATCagaaaattgaatattcttCCTCCAATTAGAATTTATGAGCTTTGGAAAGGGACTCCAATGGATATTAGAcagattttatttaatgcaATTTCCATAATTTTAACAAATCGTATAAAAATTTGGTCCAATATTGATGTGAAACAAAAAGattactttattatatGGGGttgtaattatttaagCCAAATAAGTACTTATTTATCAATACCAGAAATAATAACAGAacaaatgataaaaatatactatttaaatattgatgatcCAAATATTGAGAATTTTCCAGATATTAGACCATTAAAAAATACTTTGATAGAGTATtgtaaaaatgaattacaGCCAAAACTTGacattttatttaatgaatatagttgtaataataatagtattaataataatgtaaGATCCAAGAGTATTATGAAGCAAAATAGGGATTTAAATGCTGAAACTTTTTTACTGATCAGAAATAATAGTGCATTTGAAGTttcatataataattatgaaCAAAATACTCATACACATCCAAGAGCAAgttcattaaataatagaatatcttcgaaaatattaaatttaccATTGAATTCCCCAAATgcttttgataataatttgaagatatttaataatagcaATACTCATTCCAGTAATAATTGTAATGTTAATGCAAAATCAAATTGccaaagaagaaaaactTGGCATTCAGGCATTAATAATCTGGAATACATATTTGATGAACAATCACCAAGctcatttttaataataatattatcattattaagaCTTCATGCAATTGAtggaatattaaattcacGTACTTTATCAATTCTCCAAGAAATTTATCTTTtgttaaattataataatgaatattttaaatcatcacttttaatttttgattctCTTCAAATGTTAActtttaatgatattaaaaagagTGGGCTTAAATGCGATACCAAAAATCTTGAAAAAGGTTGGAATAAATCAATGAGATATTTAAAAGTTGCTGGTGCTACTATTTTGGGCGGTGTTGTATTGGCAACAGCTACAACAATTGCAGCACCTGGTATTCTTGCAGGATTGGGCACATTAGGATTAGCTTTTCCTGGAATTCTTGGAACAGCCATGACTGCTGGAACAAGTGCAGCCACAATGTCAGCAGTTGCTGGCGTAGGGGGTGCAGGTCTTTCAGGATGGAAAATGAGTAGAAGAGAATCTCCATTACAAATTTTTAACTTTCATCAAGTTGGTAAAAATCCGGATAAATCTGGTCTTCTTCCTATTTTAATTGGTATTAGCGGTTGGCTTagaaataatgatgatataTTTATGCCTTGGAAAATTGCTTTTAATGGAGTTGAATGGATGGAAAGTTATACTGTAGAATTTGAACCTGAAGTGTTATCAAAGTTAGGTAATTCCATAGCAATAACAATGTCACAAGATCTTGCCATTTTTGCAGGAAAAGCTATTTTACTTCAAACAGTGGTTGGTACTTTAACAGCAGCTTTATCCTGGCCTATAACAATTATGCAATATGCTGCAACTCTCGATAATACTTGGGCAGTTTCAAGACAAAAAACTGAGCAGGCTGCTATAATTCTTGCTGATGTTTTATGTTCAATTGAAACTACAGGTGATAGACCCATTAAACTTGTTGGTTATAGTATGGGTGCTAGACTTATATATTTAACATTACAAATTATGTATGATCGTAAacaattcaataaaattcaagatGTTGTATTGTTGGGATTACCTTCATCTTTAAATACCAAGAAATGGATTAAAGCTAGGTCTGTTGTTTCAAATCGAATGATTAATGTATTTTCAAGGTCTGACTGGGTTCTTGCATTTTTTTATAGATATATGCAGTGGGGATTCCATGTCGCAGGAATTTCACCCATAAATGTTTCTGGTGTTGAAAATTATGATGTAACGGGAATGATTACCTCGCATGATCAATATCCTGATAAAATTCGtgaaattttatattatgTTAACTTTTTTTAG
- a CDS encoding transcription factor TFIIIB, SANT domain (transcripts identified by EST) has product MAGNDSTRGDNATLWSIVIKTAYRKRRSKRKQNEQNSEKDGLNLDGSNNSTSITENDSFGDRYSNDNTFFSSNQSGLGISDTKNNGSDLLNYLLDGNSGQENKKLEDKNKTSNLFEGINGENNSNNSFLSELFSMDKLNGDSNSKLSIDCKGDIILEENLLNNSSGKQMDWLGLMEGRVYINENMAGTSLQPYSGAYKRTKGKRWSTEQTNKFYDALSLFGTDLMLVKSVFPEFTDKQIHDKFKAEEKKNKERMDDILINNKKKLTKEDVLRFKQKYK; this is encoded by the coding sequence ATGGCAGGAAATGATTCAACAAGAGGAGATAATGCTACTTTATGGAGTATTGTAATCAAAACAGCTTATAGAAAGAGGagatcaaaaagaaaacaaaatgAACAGAATAGCGAAAAAGATGGATTAAATTTGGATGgtagtaataatagtaCCAGTATAACAGAAAATGATAGCTTTGGCGACAGGTATTCAAATgataatacttttttttcaagtaaTCAATCAGGTTTAGGAATTTCAGATACTAAGAATAATGGAAGTGACTTATTAAATTACTTATTGGATGGAAATTCGGGACAAGAAAACAAAAAGTTGGAGGATAAGAATAAaacttcaaatttatttgaaggaattaatggtgaaaataattcaaataatagttttttGAGTGAGTTATTTTCAATGGATAAATTGAATGGTGAtagtaattcaaaattatcaatagaTTGTAAAGGAGATATCattttagaagaaaatttattaaacaatAGTTCTGGAAAACAAATGGATTGGCTTGGACTAATGGAGGGAAGAGTATATATTAATGAGAATATGGCTGGTACATCCCTACAACCATATTCTGGTGCTTATAAAAGAACAAAGGGTAAAAGATGGTCAACAGAACAAACCAATAAATTTTATGATGCCTTATCACTATTTGGTACAGATTTAATGCTGGTAAAATCAGTCTTTCCAGAATTTACTGATAAACAGATTCACGATAAATTTAAAGCAGAAGAGAAGAAGAATAAGGAGAGAATGGatgatatattaattaataataagaaaaaattaactaAAGAAGATGTTTTAAGgtttaaacaaaaatataagTAA
- a CDS encoding hypothetical protein (similar to ribosome synthesis protein, yeast RRS1) — MEGAQLETSPLEVCLSNLIGIDISSINETEINKSGANNLQLMLNSIWSDLSKENTKDGTVVSLPSNQEILLPRAYPLPTKKEKTRWEKFAELKGIKKRKRSRMVYDPITDDFVPRWGRNSIKKIQKKHNEAIIEIKGNMDENKDPREAINLKRDMMINKQRLRELKNKMNSSKNINNQKSDEFALGIGNLKDTNVKRSKTQVKELFDRVSLSTASYGRRDKALPDEDRTTNKVKKVKKILDTKNENEKYKSIYSKILKQNSNL, encoded by the coding sequence ATGGAGGGAGCACAGCTGGAAACATCTCCATTAGAAGTATGTCTTAGTAATTTGATTGGAATTGATATTAGCAGTATAAATGAAactgaaataaataaatctgGGGCAAATAATTTGCAGTTAATGTTGAATTCAATTTGGTCAGATCTCAGCAAGGAAAATACAAAAGATGGAACTGTTGTAAGTCTCCCAAGTAACCAGGAAATTTTGCTTCCTAGAGCTTATCCTCTTCCAACAAAAAAGGAAAAGACTAGATGGGAAAAATTTGCTGAACTTAAAGGTattaaaaagagaaaaagatCAAGAATGGTTTATGATCCTATTACTGATGACTTTGTTCCAAGATGGGGTAGAAACTCTATTAAGAAGATACAAAAGAAACATAATGAAgctattattgaaattaaggGTAATATGGATGAAAACAAAGATCCAAGAGAAGCTATTAACTTAAAGAGAGATATGATGATTAATAAGCAGAGACTTAGAGagttaaaaaataaaatgaattcttctaaaaatataaataaccAAAAATCTGATGAGTTTGCATTAGGTATTGGAAACTTGAAAGATACTAACGTTAAAAGAAGTAAGACCCAAGTAAAGGAACTCTTTGATAGAGTTTCTTTATCAACTGCATCCTATGGAAGAAGAGATAAAGCACTTCCAGATGAAGATCGTACAACTAATAAAGTAAAGAAAGTTAAGAAAATTCTCGATactaaaaatgaaaatgaaaagtATAAAAGTATTTATAGTAAAATTCTTAAACAAAACTCCAATCTCTAG
- a CDS encoding possible tRNA-INTRON ENDONUCLEASE, with amino-acid sequence YYQTYENISNIYNKFQFNQENLILLKYIIYKYFKEKNYIVKDGMKFGVDYILYHKSPSLVHGKHCILICKFTYEEKEKKKENGNNDYCYNKSDLSKYDGYEEIIYNNKKYMVKFPIINYKKIINLSRLCESVSKKLILVEYNSKNDEIQSLEISRFSS; translated from the coding sequence tactatcAGAcatatgaaaatatatctaatatttacaataaatttcagtttaatcaagaaaatcTAATTCTCTTAAagtatataatatataaatactttaaagAGAAAAACTATATAGTTAAAGATGGAATGAAATTTGGAGTtgattatatattatatcaTAAAAGTCCATCTCTAGTCCATGGAAAGCATtgtatattaatttgtaaattcacatatgaagaaaaagaaaagaaaaaagaaaatggcAATAATGATTATTGTTATAATAAAAGTGATCTATCAAAATATGATGGatatgaagaaattatttacaataataaaaaatatatggTAAAATTtcctattattaattataaaaaaattattaatttatcgAGATTATGTGAGTCTGTTTCAAAAAAGCTTATTCTTGTTGAATATAACTCcaaaaatgatgaaatcCAAAGTCTAGAAATTTCCAGATTTTCTAGTTAA
- a CDS encoding conserved protein with transmembrane region at C-terminus has translation LIIMENKRRTDIKKHSIFDYKSLTKALDDAGVKRIHAYTIWRNIVQKGIKNMSEIKDIPKAAYKIINEQFSILNIQLINSQTSKDGNTTKIIFRLQDSHEIEAVIMRYGDDQVNENTNICNSNSNNKNNDSNQQEISTSSKYKRISICVSSQIGCRMGCMFCATGSMGLRGSLLSGEILQQLYYIKNILKEPVRNVVFMGMGEPLENYDEVIDSIRLMVDPRIFSLSSGHILVSTVGIPSNIINLADDLPGVGLCLSLHAPNQSLRERIIPIARLYKISDLMRSLDIFIFKTIINKCYKNLLDDRNKDHIKDNMNYDDILISNKLLYGHKMIIIEYTMLKDVNDSEDHAVELANLLKNTPISKNIIEEIIDNRDDSVKMNINYMSDNKIINKNFKSHIASTIFKELSKDFNRTNFAIVNLIPYNKTNTSTRFSTPSKEIITKFAKVLIDLNIFVTVRRKMGDGIFGACGQLALKQAKNYNIEDVNQQLKVSDDEDNSDEDFIDDELFMNSSEIEDSELEAMTKPVNNSNNSTKAVNLSANSLFTIQKKFNDNFKISNVFSRIFLSYYNVCKSFILNNKTSIFLLVGSGLYIHYFFRRNKRLL, from the coding sequence ttaataatcatGGAGAATAAGAGAAGAACAGATATAAAAAAACattcaatttttgattataaGTCTCTTACAAAAGCATTAGACGATGCAGGTGTCAAAAGAATTCATGCATATACAATTTGGAGGAATATTGTACAAAAAGGCATTAAGAATATGTCAGAAATTAAGGATATACCAAAAGCTGCCtataaaattataaatgaACAATTTTCTATCTTAAATatacaattaattaattcacaAACATCCAAAGATGGTAATACAACCAAAATTATCTTCAGATTACAAGATTCTCATGAAATTGAAGCTGTAATTATGAGATACGGTGATGATCAGGttaatgaaaatacaaACATTTGTAAcagtaatagtaataataaaaacaatGATAGTAATCAACAAGAAATAAGTACTTCATCCAAGTATAAGAGAATCTCAATATGTGTATCATCGCAAATTGGATGTAGAATGGGTTGTATGTTTTGTGCAACAGGATCTATGGGTCTTAGAGGTTCACTTTTATCAGGAGAAATTTTACAgcaattatattatataaaaaatatactcAAAGAACCTGTGAGAAATGTTGTTTTTATGGGAATGGGAGAACCGTTGGAAAATTATGATGAAGTTATTGATTCAATTAGATTAATGGTTGACCCTAGAATATTCTCGTTATCTTCTGGACATATTCTGGTTAGTACTGTTGGTATAccttcaaatattattaatcttGCAGATGATTTACCTGGAGTTGGACTTTGTTTAAGCTTACATGCACCAAATCAATCACTTAGAGAGAGAATTATTCCAATTGCAAgattatataaaatttctGATTTAATGAGATCTTTggatatttttattttcaagacgataattaataaatgttataaaaatttattagatGATAGAAATAAAGATCACATTAAAGACAATATGAATTATGATGATATTTTAATCTcgaataaattattatatggacataaaatgataattattgaatatacAATGCTTAAGGATGTGAATGACTCTGAAGATCATGCAGTTGAACTTGCAAATTTGCTGAAAAATACtccaatttcaaaaaatattattgaggAAATAATAGACAATAGAGATGATAGTgttaaaatgaatattaattatatgtCTGataacaaaataattaataaaaactttaaaagCCATATTGCGAGTACCAtctttaaagaattatctAAAGACTTTAATAGAACCAATTTTGCTATTGTTAATCTCATTCCATACAATAAAACCAATACAAGTACTCGTTTTTCCACTCCAtctaaagaaattattaccAAATTTGCCAAGGTACTTAttgatttgaatatatttgtaactgttagaagaaaaatggGGGATGGAATTTTCGGTGCGTGTGGTCAGCTTGCATTAAAACAagcaaaaaattataatattgaagatgtAAATCAACAATTAAAAGTTtctgatgatgaagataattCTGATGAAGATTTTATTGATGATGAGTTATTTATGAATTCATctgaaattgaagattctGAGCTTGAAGCAATGACAAAGCCtgttaataatagtaataattcaacaaaGGCAGTAAATTTAAGTGccaattcattatttaccattcaaaaaaagtttaatgATAACTTCAAAATCTCAAATGTATTTTCAAGAATCTTCTTATCATATTATAATGTATGCAAAAgctttatattaaataataaaacatCCATTTTTTTACTGGTTGGGTCTGGtctttatattcattacttttttagaagaaataaaagattgctttaa